CGAGCCAATAATCTGTAAGACTTGACAAATATTTGAACAAATTTTTTCGTTTTCTTCAAAAGAGCTTTCCAAAATGACACCTCCCAACAAAAGTTAGTTTATCAAATAAATCTTATGTATGAGTAATTCAATCATGTTTACGTATTTAACTCCATTTTTTGAAACTATCCTTCATTTAAATACTTCTGGTGTCGGTCTCATGATGCTTGTATTAGGAGTGGTTGGAGTAATCGGCTCACGCTTGGATGGATCAGGTGTCGATGCTTGGGGAACTGTCCGCATGATTTCTCTTAGTTTTTTAGTTTCATTTGGTGCTCTTGCTTTTCTGCCTATGTTTACGGCAATACTGCCTATTGGATTGGTTTTATTAACGATTTGGATGATGTTTATCTTTATGGCGGCTCCTGGTATTAATTCGTACTTTATTCAACAAGCACCTCAGTCAAGCAATTTCATACTTGGTTTGAACACATCGATTATACATTTAGGAATGGCTATTGGTGCAGGTTTAGGGGGAATTCTTGTGAATTCGGCATCCACAGTCCTTTATCATCCATGGGCAGCGAGCAGTACGATAGCTTTGGGGTTGGCTGCGGCCATTGTCTCTTTCTCGATACGAAAAAGGAATTATTCTGAAACGGCATAGCAAACGGGCTGTTTTTCCTTTTGGAAATACAGCCTGATTTTCCTCCATATTAATAAAACGCTTACATTTTTTGCTGCAAATTTTTAGGAATAGATGGTTGATCTTTATTAATTATTCCTATTTTTTCTTTCCTAACCGTTAAAAGCTGAATACTTGTAAGGATTAACATCAAGGCAAGAAAAGCAATACCAAAAACCACACTCCCTGTGGCATCATTTAAAATCCCTATCATATAAGGACCAATAAACCCACCAAAGTTACCTACTGAATTGACAATACCAATACCAACAACAGCTGCTTCCGCTGTTATCATAGATGAAGCGAAAGCCCAATAGGGACCAGAAAAACTATACAAACCGGCTGTGGTTACACAAATTAAAATGACAGAAACAATAGGATGAGGCGAAATCAACACTCCTATTAAACCTAGCGATCCGAGTAGAGGCCCTATCGCTGAGTGATACTTTCTCTCCCCCGTCCGATCGGAATTTCTTCCTACTAATACCATAGTAATTGCACCACATAAAAACGGAATCATGGTGACAAATCCTAAGGTTGCGTCTGTAAAAAGTTCTGATAGTGATTGGATGATGCGCGGCATCCAGAAACTGATACCATATAATCCTATAACAAAGGTGAGATTGATAAAAGTAAATCTCCAGACAACCTTGTTCTTAAAAACTTCTTTCATTGAAAGACTATTAACCTTAATTTTACTTTCCTTTTCCTTATTTAATTCCGAGTTTAACCATCCTTTTTCTTCCGATGTTAACCATTTTGCTTTTTCCGGTTTATCAATTAAATAGAAAAAGGTGATAATACCTAACACAACTGCTGGCAAGCCTGCTAAAATAAAAAGCCATCGCCAACCTGGCATACCCGCCCAATGGATATTTTCTACGATCCAGGTTGATAAAGGGGCACCTAAAGCATTAGCAATTGGCGGAGCTGTCATGAATAGTGCGACAACCTTTGCACGTTCTTTTTGTCTGAACCAAAAAGTAATATACAAGATCATCCCGGGAAAAAAACCTGCTTCCGCAACCCCTAATAAAAATCGAAGAATAAGAAGATGAGTAGCACTTTCAACCCACGCAGTTATAACGGTTACAATCCCCCAAGTAACTAGGATACGGCCAATCCATTTTCTCGCCCCGAACTTATTTAGCAATAGATTACTAGGGATTTCAAATAGAAAATATCCGATAAAAAATATCCCTGAGAGCAGACCGAACGTACTGGCAGTTAATTGTAATGCCTCATCCATTCCGCCCATTGAAGAGTAGGTAATACTTACCCGATCTAGAAATGCAACTAAATAAGCAATGAACATGTATGGAACAATTCGTAATGTTACTTTCCTTATCGTCCTCTTTTCAAGTGATAAGACTGCCATCTTTTCTCTCCTCCTTCTTTTAATCCGTTATAACTGGCATTCTGTTTATATTTGGATCAGTAAAAATGTCGTTTTCATCTGTGCTTGTTGAAGAAAATTCTGAAACAATAGCGCCGTCTTTCCCAGCTTGGAACCAGTGCGGTGTATTCGGTTGAATCGTGTATTGTTCTCCAGGATGCAACGTGATTTCATGCCAAACTGTTAAATACAAATTATAATTAGCGGGAATTACGGAATGCGGGTTTTCTGTTTTAGGTCCCGGCACATATAAGTAAACAAGACCTTGCCTGCATCGGAATGTCTCTTCTTTCCCTTTTTCATTATTTACAGGCGGGTGTAAATGCTCCGGACACGTTTGGAAAGGAAGTAATATCAGTTCTTTTGCACAATAGCGATTCGTATTGATATAGGTAATTAACTGTAATCCAAGCTCGCGAATACGACCTAAACCAAAATCGGCAATTTCTAGTGACTCGGTTTCACTAGGAGAAAGAACAATACCAGCTTTGTTAAGTAAATCCATGCATTCATGCTTTATTGATTCATACTCTTTTCGGCTCACCATGAATGTAACCCCTTTCATTTCGATTGTGATCATTGTATCTCGGAGGTATTGGCTATGGCTATATCTGAAACACATATATGATTGTCTAAAATTCAGGTTTTTAAAATTTAGGATGTAACATATGAATTTTGTTTAAAATGACATGAATTTTCGATATGGATGAATAAAAGCGTTTCCATTAAACTGAATGTACTGATTCTATTAACTTTTACTTGGAGGTCATAACATGGTAACAAAAATGACAGTTCCACCTATGCAATTAGTTGAAAAAGATGGACCTGGAACACAAATGTGTGCGGTTATGGAGGATCTCGGTTCAATTTCAGTCAAACGTGCATTAATACCTGAACCTGCAGAAGATGAAGTTCGAATCAAAGTGAAATGGGTTGGTATTTGCGGCAGCGATCTTGAAGTTTATCGAGGAGCACGAGAACCAGAATTTCTGACTTATCCTACTCGTTTAGGTCATGAAGTGGCTGGCATCATTGATAAGATTGGTAAAAATGTGATCGGATTAAGAGAAGGCGATCACGTTTCCCTGCGTTATGTCTGGGGTGCATTTGCCGAGTATGTATGCTGCAGTCCATTTGCTGTGAAAGTATTGCCAAAGGATTTCCCTCTTATTGAAGGATCACTTATAGAGGTATTGCCTCCTCTTATTCACACTGCTGAAAGAGCAGAGATTTCTCCTCATAAGAATGTGCTTATCATGGGGCAAGGTGTAAGCGGTCTTGCCATGACACAAATGATTAGACTTTATAGTCCTAAAAATCTTGTTACAACAGATCTTTTTGATGAAAAATTGGAACTATCAAAAAAATATGGAGCCACTCACACTTATAAATTGCCAGCTGCAGACACAAGAACGATGGATATTGTTGGCAAGGACTTTCCAGATGGATTTGATGTCGTTATCCCGTGTCTGCTTGAAGGATCGGGCATGGTAGATGCTATTGATGCTGCAGCGCAAAATGGACGGATTGTCATGTATGGTTGTATTGGAACGAGCCACAAGCCTATTGATTTTTTTAAAATTCATAAAAAAAGATTGGACATCTTATCGACTGAGCCGAAGCGTGATATCGATAATCGAAGGTTTTTTGAAGAAGGGTTGAGGTTAGTAACTGACGGACTTGTAAATACCAAAGAGACAATTACTCATATCTTCCCGTTGGAGAAGATTGAAGAAGCATTTAAGCTCCGGAATGACCGAAGTGGTGATGTCATTCACGTCATCATTGATTGTGATGTAAATGCTTCACAGAATGAGTAAGGCGGCTTATCATGGAGAATCGGGATTGTTTTTATTGCAGTAAAGATCAAGCATTGGAGAGTTTAATGATAGAAATCACAAAGTTAAATGTATCAACTCTCTACTTAAATAAGGATCAGACGCATAAAGGAAGATGCATTATCGCATTTGATCGTCATGTGAGAGAACTCTTTCAGCTAAAACAGGAAGAACGATATTACTTTATAGAGGATATCTCAAATGTAGCAAAGGTGCTAGATCAGCTTTTTCATCCAGATAAGATCAACTTTGCTATTTACGGTGATCTAGTATCACATTTGCATATTCATGTTGTACCCAAGGTAAAAGATTCACCTGAATGGGGTGAGGCGTTTGTTAATTCTCCTAAATCGAAAAAATATCTGTCACAAAAAAATTACGATGATCTTATTCACGAAATAAAAATTGGTTTAAAACAGGGGGGAATTTTAAACGGATTAACATAATCATGAAGCCTCTGTAACTCAACACTACAGAGGCTTTTTTTATAGAAAGAAATGCAAGCCCTTTCATATAGGTGTTTTATTTGAAATTAATGGCTGAGTATCGAGTGTGAAATCTTGTTCTAAAACAATATCTTTGCCTACCACCTTTCTCATCTGCTCTCTTAATTTAGTTGGAGATTTGCCAAAACGATCGCAGCATAACCTTGAAAAATATGGTGCTGTCAAACCGATGAAATCTGCAATTTCAGATATGGTATGGGTTGTAAATTCCAAATATTCTTTTGCCTTATCCAAACGAAGAGCTTGCAAATATTGCATTGGTGTAGTTCCTGTATTTTTTTTAAATAATTCGATAAGGTAGTGGGGATGAAAACCAAAATAATCGGCCATTTCTTCAAGACTCATTTTTGTATGCATATGCTTCTCGAGATATTGTACCATAGGATAGCCTTTATCCGTGTTGATCAAAGGAACATTAATAGTGTTTTCAACATATTGAGAAAGGTTTTCTTGTAATATCCCTAATAAGGCACTCTTAAACCCGACATCAATTCTAAATGGAAGCAAGGCATTTGCATCGTCAAGTTTTAAAATTGAAAGTTTAAATAATTCCTTAAATGGAGTAATATCCTTCATCTGATAAATATTAATTACATTATTTTCCTGGATAAATTGAATGATGTCTTTGCTCAGAGTAAATTTAAAATCAATGGTAATCGTATTTTTTGTAAAATAAAACGAATGATTATAGCCTTGTTTGAATATATAACAACGATTTGCTAAGACGTTATATTTTTCGTTTCCAATTTCTATGAGCCCTTCTCCATCAATTACCAAGAGAAGCTGGAAAAAATCATGACTATGTTGTTTCACCCCACTATTCTTAGAATAATCAATTCTAGATACCCATAAAACTTGGCATTGACTATCTCTCAATCCCATAAATTTCAACTTCCTCTCTGAGGATATGTATTGAAATTGTAGCATATTTATTAGTGACTAAAGAGAATATTCATCCAAAGGGTAGGACGATCTTGTTCAACGTGATGAACATGTACTTTTTTCCAGTCATCAATAGATGGAGAGGCTATTGCTTTATAAAGATGGTGAATCGAACGGTCAATCTGTTACCGCACCAATCGTTGGAATTGGTTGAAGCCAAAACGGCTATGCCAATGGCAGTAGTCATAACATTTTGTAGTTTCGCAGCACTTTATGCTTTTGGATGTAAGTAAGAAAGGTTGAACATTCATAAAGGGGTCTCGCAAATGGTCGTGTTCAGCAATACCAGGCAGGATTTCGAGCTATAAAACCGAAGTATATTATCCTTGATAAAAAATAAACTCAGATGAACGTGCAATATTAATAAAATGTAAAAATACGAACTGCCCCCACTTCGCTTTGAAGTGGGGGCTATGTATGTTTTTCTTTCCAATTTGTCGAAAAACATTAACCTTATATGAAGAAAATTTACAATATCAACATATCATCCCCACCTTAAGAACAAGTTATCCCTATGTTTTGTCCACAGGTGTGGATAAAATGTCTGTATCTTGTAGGCGATCATTCGTTCCCCACTAAATATACAGCGGGTTTGTTGCATAATTCACAGGTTGTGGATAAACTGTGTGTAGTTTTGATTTTTCTGATTTCTGGTGCGAGTTCTTCCTCGTCTACATACATATCAATCACTGTTTCTATATGTTCTTCGCAGCTTTTCATAAAAAAAATCCTCCTCAAAATTTGTGGAAAAGTAGAGATTTTTCTGTGAACAATTCACAGGTGCATAACTTTTTTGCCATGTTACATTTTATCCACATGTTATCCAGAGTACAACTATTCTTCCTATCTTGTTGTGGATTTGTTACAAATAGATATGGGGTGTTCATAACTTTGTTTACATAGTCGGCATTTTTTATTAGGTTTGGTTTTTATTTGTATCCTTCTCTATATTTTTATCCAGGTAATCCGCTTTGTTGCAATTGAAATTGACAAGCATTCTTGAAACGACGAGATCGTCCAGGAGCTGAAAAAAATTACCGAAAGGCTCGCGCGGTTAGAAAAAAAGAATGAAACAAACGTTTCATTGATCAAACGCAGGCAAGGATGCTTAAGGTTCAGCATCCTTGTTCCTTTATTCGGTCACAATGATCTTTCCTGCCATCCCCTGAGCGGGATATGATTCTTGTATTCCACCAACACAGTAAACCTCCACTTTAGCCCCCTCGGAGATTTCCGTAAACTCGATCTCTTTTTCTGCTTGCCCGATGATTTCCGTATTGTCATCAACAGAAATCACAAACTTATCGGATTCCTTCTCTCCTTCAACAAAAATAGAACCGATGTGATCATTCTGTGAAGAGGTTCCTCCCGGGTCATCACTTGAAACTCTTTGTTCAGGATCTATGTCCTGCTTCTCACCCTCAGGGATATTGCCTGTCTGCTTATGATGATTTACTTCTGTAACTTTGCCCTGAATGCATGCTTGTTCTTCCTCGGGAATGCTCCCCTGATTTGTGCCGCAGCCAGTGAGCGCCATGGCTATAATGCTTATCGCGAAAACAATTCGTTTCATGGTTATCTCCCCTCAATTGATTATTCGGGCTTAAACAATCCCGCCGCACGAAAAGGCCCAAGAATGTTCATTCGTGATAAAGTTAAAGACATGTCCCGCGGCGATTGAACCAAGCCGCCGTCTAACCATTGCTGGATCACTCCGATATATGCAGAGGTGACGTATGAAATTAAATATTCCTCAGGAACCAGTGTGTCCTCTTCTTTATGCTCTACGATTTTTTGCAGCATATTTTTTTTCATCATTTCTTTAATTTTCACTTGAAAACCGGGGTTTCCTTTTGGACCTAAAATTACCTTGATAAAATCAGCGTTCTCTTCAATGTATTCAAAAAGCTTCATAATGAAGGGCAACGGTTCTTTAAAGTCGCTGTTTAATATTTCAATCGGATTGATTTTCCCTGCAATCTTTTGAATATCTTCGATTTCTTGCAGAATCTCAGCTTCACTCCGCTCCAGCAAATCATGTTTATCCCGGTAATGTAAATAAAACGTGCCGCGATTAATGTCTGCTTTTTGCGTCAAATCTCTAACGGTGATCCTCTCGAAGCCTTTTTCCTCCATTAATTTCGTAAAGGCGTCGCGAATCAATCGCTTCGTTCGAATACTTCGTCTGTCGTTTGTTTGCTTCTCCATATTTCCCCACCTTGTGAAATAATTATCAAGATAATTAACATTTACGATGCATGTGTTAAGTAATGGCCATTTTCAAAAATATTGTTTATTGCATTCATTTTTAATCATATTATAATGAATTCCAAGACAGATAATCAACAATGTGTTCATTATCTGATTAAAATTTTTAGGATAAGGATGGTAAAATGAAACTTTTAAAACAAAGATTAGTCTTATTGTCGCCCGTTATAATTTTGGCGGTTGTTTTGATCTTTAGCCTTACGATGATTCCATCCATTAATCCCACTCCTACGAACCTGCCTATTGCTGTTGTCACCGAAGATGCAGGAGTAACTCTTCCTAATCAACAAAAATTAAATATGGGAGACACCATTGTTGAAAATATCCAGAATGCAAATGAAGAAGATGCTGTACATTGGATTGAAGTGAATAGTGAGGAAGAAGTAAGGGACGGTTTAAATCATCAGGATTATTACGCTGCTCTCGTCATTCCGGAGAATTTCAGCCAGAAGCAGGCTTCCCTGCAAACGCAAAAGCCGTCCGCTCCGGAAGTGCAAATCCTCGTG
This window of the Bacillus gobiensis genome carries:
- a CDS encoding CxxH/CxxC protein, whose translation is MKSCEEHIETVIDMYVDEEELAPEIRKIKTTHSLSTTCELCNKPAVYLVGNE
- a CDS encoding TetR/AcrR family transcriptional regulator; this translates as MEKQTNDRRSIRTKRLIRDAFTKLMEEKGFERITVRDLTQKADINRGTFYLHYRDKHDLLERSEAEILQEIEDIQKIAGKINPIEILNSDFKEPLPFIMKLFEYIEENADFIKVILGPKGNPGFQVKIKEMMKKNMLQKIVEHKEEDTLVPEEYLISYVTSAYIGVIQQWLDGGLVQSPRDMSLTLSRMNILGPFRAAGLFKPE
- a CDS encoding DUF3221 domain-containing protein produces the protein MKRIVFAISIIAMALTGCGTNQGSIPEEEQACIQGKVTEVNHHKQTGNIPEGEKQDIDPEQRVSSDDPGGTSSQNDHIGSIFVEGEKESDKFVISVDDNTEIIGQAEKEIEFTEISEGAKVEVYCVGGIQESYPAQGMAGKIIVTE
- a CDS encoding HIT family protein; translation: MENRDCFYCSKDQALESLMIEITKLNVSTLYLNKDQTHKGRCIIAFDRHVRELFQLKQEERYYFIEDISNVAKVLDQLFHPDKINFAIYGDLVSHLHIHVVPKVKDSPEWGEAFVNSPKSKKYLSQKNYDDLIHEIKIGLKQGGILNGLT
- a CDS encoding MFS transporter, which gives rise to MAVLSLEKRTIRKVTLRIVPYMFIAYLVAFLDRVSITYSSMGGMDEALQLTASTFGLLSGIFFIGYFLFEIPSNLLLNKFGARKWIGRILVTWGIVTVITAWVESATHLLILRFLLGVAEAGFFPGMILYITFWFRQKERAKVVALFMTAPPIANALGAPLSTWIVENIHWAGMPGWRWLFILAGLPAVVLGIITFFYLIDKPEKAKWLTSEEKGWLNSELNKEKESKIKVNSLSMKEVFKNKVVWRFTFINLTFVIGLYGISFWMPRIIQSLSELFTDATLGFVTMIPFLCGAITMVLVGRNSDRTGERKYHSAIGPLLGSLGLIGVLISPHPIVSVILICVTTAGLYSFSGPYWAFASSMITAEAAVVGIGIVNSVGNFGGFIGPYMIGILNDATGSVVFGIAFLALMLILTSIQLLTVRKEKIGIINKDQPSIPKNLQQKM
- a CDS encoding DUF1145 domain-containing protein, translating into MRLIFVLKVSFYHPYPKNFNQIMNTLLIICLGIHYNMIKNECNKQYF
- a CDS encoding MFS transporter, giving the protein MFTYLTPFFETILHLNTSGVGLMMLVLGVVGVIGSRLDGSGVDAWGTVRMISLSFLVSFGALAFLPMFTAILPIGLVLLTIWMMFIFMAAPGINSYFIQQAPQSSNFILGLNTSIIHLGMAIGAGLGGILVNSASTVLYHPWAASSTIALGLAAAIVSFSIRKRNYSETA
- a CDS encoding helix-turn-helix domain-containing protein gives rise to the protein MGLRDSQCQVLWVSRIDYSKNSGVKQHSHDFFQLLLVIDGEGLIEIGNEKYNVLANRCYIFKQGYNHSFYFTKNTITIDFKFTLSKDIIQFIQENNVINIYQMKDITPFKELFKLSILKLDDANALLPFRIDVGFKSALLGILQENLSQYVENTINVPLINTDKGYPMVQYLEKHMHTKMSLEEMADYFGFHPHYLIELFKKNTGTTPMQYLQALRLDKAKEYLEFTTHTISEIADFIGLTAPYFSRLCCDRFGKSPTKLREQMRKVVGKDIVLEQDFTLDTQPLISNKTPI
- a CDS encoding D-lyxose/D-mannose family sugar isomerase; the encoded protein is MVSRKEYESIKHECMDLLNKAGIVLSPSETESLEIADFGLGRIRELGLQLITYINTNRYCAKELILLPFQTCPEHLHPPVNNEKGKEETFRCRQGLVYLYVPGPKTENPHSVIPANYNLYLTVWHEITLHPGEQYTIQPNTPHWFQAGKDGAIVSEFSSTSTDENDIFTDPNINRMPVITD
- a CDS encoding zinc-dependent alcohol dehydrogenase, producing MVTKMTVPPMQLVEKDGPGTQMCAVMEDLGSISVKRALIPEPAEDEVRIKVKWVGICGSDLEVYRGAREPEFLTYPTRLGHEVAGIIDKIGKNVIGLREGDHVSLRYVWGAFAEYVCCSPFAVKVLPKDFPLIEGSLIEVLPPLIHTAERAEISPHKNVLIMGQGVSGLAMTQMIRLYSPKNLVTTDLFDEKLELSKKYGATHTYKLPAADTRTMDIVGKDFPDGFDVVIPCLLEGSGMVDAIDAAAQNGRIVMYGCIGTSHKPIDFFKIHKKRLDILSTEPKRDIDNRRFFEEGLRLVTDGLVNTKETITHIFPLEKIEEAFKLRNDRSGDVIHVIIDCDVNASQNE